The DNA segment CCAAGGGATCGAGCCAACAGGGCGCGGCGTAGCGAATCCTGCCACAAACCTTTCAGGTCAAACGGCCCGAACTTAGGATTGGGGATAACGCTGAAGACCGCATTCCAAAGGGCGAAGTTCGCGATCGACCGGGTGCCGACCAGCGTGAGGGCTTGTTGCACGCTTCCGATTTCGCGGCTGAACCCAAAATAGGATGAGTTCACAAAGCGTAGAACTTGCCCCATCAATCCTGGATCGGCTTCAATTGGACGCGCGAAATCGGCAGGCCCAGCTTGTGGGTCCTGCGAAAGCTGTAGTAAGGCGATTGCGCTTTGTGGCAACGCGGGTAGCTGACCGAGACTTAATAGTTTCTCGAGATCTTGGGTCGAAGTTGCTGTCGACATTTTCGTAATTTTCCTAGAGACGCATGTAAAGTTGGGTGCCCCAGGCCGCAACAGCCTTGTTCACGGCCCTCATAAAAACCTAGCTCACATTGGCTGTGAGGCGGAAAAAAAACGAACATTCGCGGAGACTAGCGGTCGCTGGAAATTTTTTGGCTACCGTTGGCCGGTTGGTATCCCCCGGTAGGTCGTCCAAAGCAGGGACGATCGGCAACGTTGTTGCATACATGCAACCTGTCGATGTTGCCTGCAAGCAACGCTCGGTCAATCAGACGAGTCTTCATTTGTGCGTAAGTGATTGGTGAGTAAGGGTTTAGCGATTCAGGTCCGGTTCTTGGCACATCCCGTGCTTTCCCTACATGTGGAAGCCACCGCAGGAAGGTGGTCAAGGATCGGATACTCTGACGCTGGATAGAATTTTGGACCGCAGGCGAACCATTGCTGTTGGCGTCCTCTCGCTTTGCCTGCTTGGTGGCGTTGCGGTACGTCCCATGCCTGCCGAAGCAAATTCGCTTTTAATCGCGCAAAGCGAAATCGTCCCTCCGAACGGTTGGCGGCATACAACGCAGGGGTGGGAGCGGATCGAAGAGCAACCGGGCTGGGCAATCAACTATTGGATACAGATTCAAGAGCAGGAAGAATCGGCCAATTGGTGTTTGGGATTGTTCAGCACTCTCGCGGTGGTCCATCCGATCTCGTTTGCCGCCGGGCAGTTAGCGATCGCTTTTTTGTTGGCGTCGGTGACCAAGCAAGAGCCTGTTGGCGTTTCGTCTGTATAGAGGCGGCAAATAAACCACCGGCTGGCGCGACACTAGCTATGTGAGTATCGTCGCTACGCTGGCCAGCGCGTGGGCAAGGTGGCGATATTTCACGGATAGATTTCCATTTCCCTAGCGAAAGTGGCCTGGAGAGGAAGGGATTCCGCGAGGCGATTTTGCAGAGCAGGCCCAGATAACGCCATGCATTTCAAGCGGTTATGTCATCCCTTGTCTACCTCTGTCGGCCCCCTCTCCCCCAGCCCCTCTCCCCCAAAACAAGCCTTTGAATCGCATTCAACTGAACTAGCTGGCGAACCGTTGATTCAATATCCAACCTGCTTTAAACGAGCTTGTTTTGAGGGCGAGGGGAGCCAGATTTTCTTTACTTATTCTTTGCAAGTTCGCGACGGGATTGGTGTCGCAGGAACCAGCGTCTGGCGACGGTAGCTACGTGAGTGTCGTAACTGCGCTCGCCAGAGCTTGGGCGGGCTGGCGACAAACAATCCATTTGCTGCTTATCCAACTAATTCGTTGACCACCCGCCCATGCACATCCGTCAAGCGAAAGTCGCGTCCTAGGTAACGATATGTCAGTTGCTGATGATCCAAACCGAATAGCTTCAGTTGGGTGGCGTGTAGGTCGTGAACGTGCACCGGATTGTCGGTCACCTTCCAAGCGAACTCATCGGTCGCCCCGATGACTTGGCCCCCGGGGACCCCGCCGCCAGCCATCCACATGCTGAACGCTCCGGGATGATGATCCCGCCCAGTTACCTTGCTCTTTTTCCCATTGCGGTTCTCGCCCAACGACGTGCGACCAAACTCGCTGGCCCAAACGACCAGCGTCTCGTCCAACAACCCACGCTGTTTGAGATCTTTAAGCAGAGCCGCGATGGGTTGATCGACCATTCCCGAATTGTGGGTTAACTGGGCATCCAGATTGCTATGATGGTCCCACGAGGAGTGGATTATATTGACGACGCGAACACCCCGTTCGACCAATCGGCGGGCCATCAAACAATTGCGAGAGAACTCTTGGTATTTGCCAATTCCTCCCAGGTTCCTTTTGATGGGGGGCTCGTCTCGGTTGACACCGTATGCCGCTAAGGTATGGGCCGATTCATCACTGAGGTCGATCAGCTCTGGAGCTTTGCTCTGCATCCGAAACGCTAGCTCATACGCTTCGATGCGGCTGTCGAGTTCCGGGTCTCGCATCCGTTCGAAACGCATTCGGTTGAAATCGTTGATCGCTTCGATCGATTCTTTTTGAATGCCCGCCGAAACGCCTCGTGGGTTTTTAAGATTCAAAATGGCATCCTCCCCATTGCCAAACAGGACGCCCGAATGCGAGGAAGGCAGAAAACCGCTGGACCAACTTGCTGTCCCCCCCGGAATACCGCGGCCGGTTGTAATCAGAGTGACAAATGCCGGCAGGTTTTCCGTTTCGCTGCCCAGCCCATAGGACAACCAAGATCCAACGCTGGGCCGACCAGCCAGCTCCGAACCGGTATTCATTAACAGCTGTGCGGGGACGTGATTGAATTGATCGGTATGCATCGATCGAATCAATGCGATATCGTCGGCGCACGTCGCTAAGTGGGGCAGCAGATCGGACATTTCCATCCCGCACTGACCCGCGGGGGCAAAGCGACGTGGGGACCCCATTACCGTGGCGGTCTCTTTCTGCAAAAACGCGAACTGAACGTTTTCGGTAAAGCTGTCCGGCAACGGTTGACCGTCGCGCTCGTTAAGCATCGGTTTGGGATCAAACAGATCCATTTGGCTGGGGCCGCCCTCTAAATAGATATAGATGCACGCTTTGGCTTTGGCCGGAAACGCCGCCGCACCCTGCGGGGATGCCCCACCTTCGCGGCCAATCAGCTGGCTGAGTGCAAACGCCCCTGCGCCCCCCATGCCGTGGGTCAGGAAACGCCGCCTTGCCGATAAAGACGACATCGCCGGTTGATTTAAATTATCCATTATTCTTACTCTCGGGTGATCGTTTCATCAAGGTTCAACAGGCACCGTGCGACCAGGCTCCGCGTTGCCTGCTCGATCGGTTCAACACCCTCTGCGGCGGGCTCGCTCCAACGTGCCAGTTCATCGGCAGGGGCGTCTTGCAATTGCTCACGTATATTGTGTTGCAGACGTTCCAGTCGCGCCGCTTCGTCGTCGCTTGGTTGGCGCCCCAGCACACGCTCAAATGCCACCGCGGGCCAATTGTCTTGCTCGATGTTACACAGCAGTATACCGAGCGATTTGGCACAGCGGACGAAGACCGGATCGTTCAGCAACGTCAACGCTTGTAGCGGTGTGTTGGAACGATCTCTCACCGCACAACTGGCTGTCGTGTCGGGAGCATCGAACATCAGTAACATGGGGTAGAGCGTCGCTCGCCGAAGCACCACATACATGCCGCGACGAACTTGATCCCCTCCCTTACTCAATTTCCAACCCGTATTTCGCGCAAACGCGTTTGAGCTGGCCGACAGCGGAGGACGAATACTCGGGCCCCCAATCGTTGCATCCAGTAGCCCTGCTTGGGTCAACGCCATGTCGCGGACCACTTCGGCATCCAGTCGGAAACGAGACTGACGGGCCAACCACACGTTCTGCGGATCCGCCAACGCATCGGCTCGGCTGGTCACTGACTGTTGGCGATAGGTGGACGACATCAAAATCCTCCGAATCATCGTTTTGCGACTCCATCCGTCGCGGACAAACTGGGCCGCAAGGGCATCGAGCAGTTCGGGGTGAGACGGTGCGGCACCGGAGATGCCCAGGTTATCGACCGTGTCGACCAAGCCGCGGCCAAAGAGATGTTTCCAATACCGATTGACGGCGACTCGGGGTGTCAACGGATTGGCCGGATCGACTATCCAGCGTGCTAAATCGAGCCGATCGGGTTTGTCGCCACGTGGATGCATCGGATGCAAAAAAGCGGGCACCCCGGGTTCGACCTCGTCGCCGCGTTGGTTGTGATCACCCCGCAGATGAACAAACGTTTGGCGTGGCGACTTCTCTGCGACGATGATCGGCAACGCGGGTGCCGCATCATCTGCGTCCTCCGCAGGCATCTTCAGATCGAGGTCTTTGGCATTGTTGAAAAAAGCATAGAGTCCATAAAATTCATGGTGACTGATCGGTTCGAACTTATGAGAATGGCACTGGGCACAACCGACGGTCAGCCCCAACCAGACCGATCCCACCGTGCTAACTTGGTCGACCACATGGGTCACCCGGTTCAATTCCATGTCCGCGCCAGCCTCCTCGTTTTTCATCGCGTGACGATGAAACCCCGTCGCTACCTTCTGCCAAGGCGTTGCATCCTCAATTAAATCGCCCGCGATTTGTTCGATGGTGAATTGGTCAAACGGCATGTCTTGATTGACCGCATCGATTACCCAGTCGCGATGATGATATGCCCCTGGCCGAAATTTGTCGCCCAGATACCCACCGCTGTCGGCATACCGAGCGAGGTCCAACCAGTGTCGGCCCCAACGTTCGCCAAAGTGGGGCGACGCTAAAGCCTGATCCACCATCCGCTGGTAAGCGTCAGGTCGTTGATCGGCTACAAATTCTCGTACCTGATCCGTCGTCGGGGGCAATCCGGTCAAGTCCAAGTGAACCCGCCGAATCAAGGTTGCCGCATCGGCCGGCGGAGAGGGCGTCAAACCTTGACGGTTCAGTTTCTGACGGACATGCGAATCGATCGTTGACGCCGTCATGTCGCTCTGTGATTCGCTCAGCGATGCGTTTGGTTCGGCGGCGACGGTTTGGAACGACCAATGACCTTCCCGCGATGCGCCCTGATCGATCCACCTGCCAATCAATTCGATCTCTTCGGGCGACAGAACCAAACCGCTATCGATCGGCGGCATGCGAGACCCTTGATCGTCAAGCAACCTGCGATACAGTTCACTCCCTTCCGCATCGCCCGGCTGAATAAAGGTGTCGGCCAATGCCGAATCGTCATCGGCAAGCTGATCCAAACGTAAATCCGCTTCCCGTGTCCCCTCGTCCGGCCCATGGCAGGTAAAGCAGTTGCGCATCAAGAGCGGGCGAATCTGCTCGCCAAAATTGACCGCTGGCTCGGCCGCATTCAACGGTGCTAAAAGCACGCCGGAGTGCGCCAGTAGGCAAATCCAAACGAGTCCGACGAACAACTTCGACATCTCAACCTTCCCAAATTTAAAGTTTCTAACGGCGCTCTATGTTAATCATTTTACGTAGAGGCAGTATGCGGCGACCTGCCCATCGCTGTCCGGCTTGTTGATTTAGTGATTGTCGCCTTCCGTTCCGCAAAATAACGCTCCCTTAAAGCGACTTTCGCGGAGCGGAAGGCGACGATCTTTCTCCGCTTTCGAATCAATCAGCAAGGCGTGTCGAGACGGTGAAAGTGGTCCGTTAAGCACTGTCAGGACGGAACGCCGCTGGTTTAAGTTGCTGAAATCAACCGGGGCCTAATACCGATGTTTTGATGACACGCACCACGGTGCCACCGATCGCTTTTCGGATTTCCGCGTCACTGTGGACGATTGGTCCACGCCATGCTAACAGTATTCGACTTGGTCGTCTTGAAACGGTCTTTTGGCAACAGCCTGCGAAACTTTTCTCGCTGTTTAGGAAGCCGCTGCCCGTGAGGTAATAGCGTGAGGTAATAGCGGTGCCGACCTTCTGTCTTGCCTGACCGAACCGGCTTCCCTACCTCTATCGCTCGCCAGAGCGTCGGCAAGACCGCTGGCTCCACCGTCTAGTGACGGTAGCTACGTTCGCCCTCCGCACTAGGAAATACGAGATTGTGCGGCCAGTTCGCTGCGGAGGGATTTCATTCCACGGTGCAGTAAACCAGCAACGGCACCACTGCTTTTATCTAGAACGCTGCCGATTTCGGCCAGTTTCATTCCTTCCAGGTAATGCAGTTGAACGGCTTCACGCTGTCCGTCGGGCAGTCGCTCCAAGGCTTCAGCCATTCGAATCACATTTTCACCGACCGCCACATTTTGGCTTGGCGTCGGCCCATCGCCTGCTAACCAGCCTTCCAGCCGCATCGACGACTGCTGCAAACGCTCTTCGATCGACCTCTCCCGGCGGATGTCTCGCTTGTCGCGATGGAGGTCCCGGTCCAGATGGACAATGTTGCGGGCCAGGATTTGGCGAAGCCACCCCCGCAGCTCCGGTTCGCTTTCGCCGCGGAAGTCTTCTACGGATTTGATCGCCTGGAAGAGGGTTTGTTGAACGATATCGGATTCCCCGATCTTGGCCTGGTAAGCCTTGCGCATCTTGATTCGAGCCAGCATTCTTAAGTAGGGCTCGTACTTTGCTAGGCCATCGGGGTCACGGAGGGAGTCGCTCATTGTTTTTTGACTCGTCAGCAAGCAGGAAAACGGGTAGATTGTGCTGATTATCTTGCAAACCTTGGTACCTCTGCAACGGACTGCTGCCTGCAATGGCTCGCGAAACGATATATCAATCCGATCCTGACGAAGAACGGGACAATGACGGCACCCATGAGGGGGGCCTGGCCGACGCTCCGCCGAAACCGGCGGAAGATAACAAACTGCGACCCAAGAAGATCGCTGAAATGGTCGGGCAGCAAGATGTTATTGAGCGTCTTCGTATCGCCATCGATGCGGCACGCCGTCGTGGAGAGCCTCTTGGGCATATCCTGTTCGATGGGCCGCCAGGACTGGGGAAGACGACGTTTGCGACGGTGATTCCCAACGAAATGGAGACGGTTGTTCAGTTCGCCAACGGTGCTGGTTTAAAAGCGCCAAAGGACCTGATTCCTTACCTGACCAACGTCTCGGAGGGGTCCGTTTTATTCATCGACGAAATTCACCGACTGCCAAGCAGCGTTGAAGAGTACCTGTACACGGCGATGGAAGATTTTCGAATCGACATCGTTCTGGGCGAAGGGGTTAGTGCTCGGACGCTGAACCTGGATCTGCGTCCCTTCACCATGATTGGGGCAACGACGCGTGCGGGGATGCTAAGCGGCCCGCTGAGAGACCGTTTCCAGATTCGCGAACATCTGGGGTTCTACTCGGTGGTGGACCTTTGCGAGATCGTCTGCCGGAATGCAAAAAAATTGAACATCGGGATCTCCGTCGACGCGGCGACCGAAGTTGCCCAGCGAAGCCGAGGGGTTCCACGTATCGCGAACAACCGCCTGCTCTGGATTCGCGATTACGCGCAAAGCAAAGCGAACGGGACGATCGATCTACAGGTCGCCCAGCGAGCGATGGATATGATCGCTGTGGACAGCCTGGGGCTGGATAAGCAGGACCGAGCCTATTTGCAAACGCTTGTCCGAGTCTTCGCCGGAGGGCCTGCTGGACTGGAAGCGATCGCCCATACGATGAACTGCAGCAGCGATACGCTGGAGGACGAAGTCGAACCGTTTTTGCTCCGCTACGAATTGATCGTAAGAACTCGGCGCGGTCGAATGGCAACCCCGAAAGCCTACGAACATCTAAAAACCGCGTCCTAGAACGCGGGTGAATATCGATGTCTGGTGACTCTCGGCTTGCTTTGTCCTACTTCTTAAGCGTTCTCAGGTAGGCGACCAAGTCGCGAACTTCGTGAGGCGTTAAGACGTCGGTCATTTCGGGCATCAGCGATATCTTCTGCTCGATCACCTCTTCGATCTGGTCCTGGTCGACTTTCAGCTCTTTGCCCGTGCTGTCGATCAAGATCATCTGATCATCGTCTTCGCTTTTGATCGCCCCTTTCAGGATCTGCCCATCGTCTAGCAGGACCATCTGAGTCATATATTTCTTTTCGATGTCGACGCTCGGTTGGACCAGTGCTCGTAAGAGATGCTCGGCGTCGCGTGTCTTGGCGATTTTGCTCAGGTCAGGACCGATGTCGCTGCCTGTTTTGCCGATTTTGTGACAGCGACTGCATTGGGATTGCAGATGCGTTTCGAATAGTTTTTTGCCGCGATCGCGATCGCCGCCGTCAAGGGCGTACGTAAAGCGAACGGCTTTGGGGGCGTCCGCGAACCGACGAGGTTGAGCTTTCTGAATTTGGGAAAGCAAGGAATCCCATGATGAATCGGTCTGTTCGCTGCGTTGTTCAATCGCCGTTAACACGTCCAGTTCTAAACCTCGTTTTAGTTTGCGATCCGCCAACTGCTTTCCAATGTTCGTTAAAAACAAATCCGCTCCGGCCGACTCGATCGCCGCGACGGCCTGAACCCATGCTTGTTTGACAACCAGAGGTTGGTCTTCGTTGATTTGGTTGGTCGCTGTTGAAATAAGCAATTCTGGATTTTTGACTGCCAGCAAGTTAATCGCGCGAATTGCTAAATCGGGTTCTTGGGATGCGGTCAACATCCGAAGGGTTTCGTCGAAGTCGGGAAGGTCCTTGCCAGCCAGTGTGTCCAGTGCTTCGGCGCGGAGGGCTGGAGGACCCTTCGGATCGGCTAGCAACGCTTGCAGTGCTTGAACCGGCAACGAGACTCCGATCTTTCGAGCGGTGATTACCGCAGCGATGCGGACGGCACTGCTGGAACCATCGATGATTTCAACCAGTTTGGAGCCGACATCGTCGGCGCTGAGGATGGCACGTGATTCTTGATTCTGGATCCCGCGAGCTCGCCCGTCCACACGATCCAAGGGTTCCGGTGAATTCCAGGCTGCGAGGGCTTCACACGCATCGACCCGAAGGTTGGTGGGCCAGTTTTCGTCGGCTGCCAGTTCTAAGACTCGGTTTGCGGCTTCTTTGCTTCCCAGGCGGAAGTTGGCGTTGGTCCAACGCCGAACGAGGGGCTCGCCGTGGATCTTTGTATCCAGTTTCATCGATGCCAGATCGACAAGTGCGTCCTCGATCGAATCGTCGTCGTGGATGGCGCGGGCCGCCGCATTTGCAACGGCCGCGGTCGAATCGGTTAGATAGGCGGCGACCATGGGGCTTCCCTGTCTT comes from the Roseimaritima multifibrata genome and includes:
- a CDS encoding DUF1501 domain-containing protein, with amino-acid sequence MDNLNQPAMSSLSARRRFLTHGMGGAGAFALSQLIGREGGASPQGAAAFPAKAKACIYIYLEGGPSQMDLFDPKPMLNERDGQPLPDSFTENVQFAFLQKETATVMGSPRRFAPAGQCGMEMSDLLPHLATCADDIALIRSMHTDQFNHVPAQLLMNTGSELAGRPSVGSWLSYGLGSETENLPAFVTLITTGRGIPGGTASWSSGFLPSSHSGVLFGNGEDAILNLKNPRGVSAGIQKESIEAINDFNRMRFERMRDPELDSRIEAYELAFRMQSKAPELIDLSDESAHTLAAYGVNRDEPPIKRNLGGIGKYQEFSRNCLMARRLVERGVRVVNIIHSSWDHHSNLDAQLTHNSGMVDQPIAALLKDLKQRGLLDETLVVWASEFGRTSLGENRNGKKSKVTGRDHHPGAFSMWMAGGGVPGGQVIGATDEFAWKVTDNPVHVHDLHATQLKLFGLDHQQLTYRYLGRDFRLTDVHGRVVNELVG
- a CDS encoding PSD1 and planctomycete cytochrome C domain-containing protein translates to MSKLFVGLVWICLLAHSGVLLAPLNAAEPAVNFGEQIRPLLMRNCFTCHGPDEGTREADLRLDQLADDDSALADTFIQPGDAEGSELYRRLLDDQGSRMPPIDSGLVLSPEEIELIGRWIDQGASREGHWSFQTVAAEPNASLSESQSDMTASTIDSHVRQKLNRQGLTPSPPADAATLIRRVHLDLTGLPPTTDQVREFVADQRPDAYQRMVDQALASPHFGERWGRHWLDLARYADSGGYLGDKFRPGAYHHRDWVIDAVNQDMPFDQFTIEQIAGDLIEDATPWQKVATGFHRHAMKNEEAGADMELNRVTHVVDQVSTVGSVWLGLTVGCAQCHSHKFEPISHHEFYGLYAFFNNAKDLDLKMPAEDADDAAPALPIIVAEKSPRQTFVHLRGDHNQRGDEVEPGVPAFLHPMHPRGDKPDRLDLARWIVDPANPLTPRVAVNRYWKHLFGRGLVDTVDNLGISGAAPSHPELLDALAAQFVRDGWSRKTMIRRILMSSTYRQQSVTSRADALADPQNVWLARQSRFRLDAEVVRDMALTQAGLLDATIGGPSIRPPLSASSNAFARNTGWKLSKGGDQVRRGMYVVLRRATLYPMLLMFDAPDTTASCAVRDRSNTPLQALTLLNDPVFVRCAKSLGILLCNIEQDNWPAVAFERVLGRQPSDDEAARLERLQHNIREQLQDAPADELARWSEPAAEGVEPIEQATRSLVARCLLNLDETITRE
- a CDS encoding sigma-70 family RNA polymerase sigma factor, with the translated sequence MSDSLRDPDGLAKYEPYLRMLARIKMRKAYQAKIGESDIVQQTLFQAIKSVEDFRGESEPELRGWLRQILARNIVHLDRDLHRDKRDIRRERSIEERLQQSSMRLEGWLAGDGPTPSQNVAVGENVIRMAEALERLPDGQREAVQLHYLEGMKLAEIGSVLDKSSGAVAGLLHRGMKSLRSELAAQSRIS
- the ruvB gene encoding Holliday junction branch migration DNA helicase RuvB — its product is MARETIYQSDPDEERDNDGTHEGGLADAPPKPAEDNKLRPKKIAEMVGQQDVIERLRIAIDAARRRGEPLGHILFDGPPGLGKTTFATVIPNEMETVVQFANGAGLKAPKDLIPYLTNVSEGSVLFIDEIHRLPSSVEEYLYTAMEDFRIDIVLGEGVSARTLNLDLRPFTMIGATTRAGMLSGPLRDRFQIREHLGFYSVVDLCEIVCRNAKKLNIGISVDAATEVAQRSRGVPRIANNRLLWIRDYAQSKANGTIDLQVAQRAMDMIAVDSLGLDKQDRAYLQTLVRVFAGGPAGLEAIAHTMNCSSDTLEDEVEPFLLRYELIVRTRRGRMATPKAYEHLKTAS